The Bubalus bubalis isolate 160015118507 breed Murrah chromosome 16, NDDB_SH_1, whole genome shotgun sequence genome window below encodes:
- the LOC102393619 gene encoding hemoglobin subunit epsilon-4-like, with the protein MVHFTTEEKAAVASLWAKVNVEVVGGESLARLLIIYPWTQRFFDSFGNFYSESAITGNPKVKAHGRKVLNSFGNAIKLMDDLKGIFADLSELHCDKLHVDPENFRLLGNMILIVLATHFSKEFTPQMQAAWQKLTNAVANALAHRYH; encoded by the exons ATGGTGCATTTTACTACCGAGGAGAAGGCTGCTGTTGCTAGTCTGTGGGCCAAAGTGAATGTGGAGGTGGTCGGCGGTGAGAGCCTGGCAAG GCTCCTGATCATCTACCCATGGACCCAGAGGTTCTTTGACAGTTTTGGAAACTTCTACTCTGAGTCTGCAATAACAGGCAACCCTAAGGTCAAGGCCCATGGCAGGAAGGTGCTGAACTCCTTTGGAAATGCCATTAAGCTCATGGATGACCTCAAGGGCATCTTTGCAGATCTAAGTGAGCTGCACTGTGACAAGTTGCACGTGGATCCTGAGAACTTCAGG cTCCTAGGAAACATGATATTGATTGTCTTGGCAACACACTTCAGCAAGGAATTTACCCCGCAGATGCAGGCTGCCTGGCAGAAGCTGACAAATGCTGTGGCTAATGCTCTGGCCCACAGGTACCACTAG
- the HBE1 gene encoding hemoglobin subunit epsilon, producing MVHFTAEEKAAITGLWGKVSVEEAGGEALGRLLVVYPWTQRFFDSFGNLSSASAIMGNPKVKAHGKKVLTSFGEAIKNLDNLKGAFAKLSELHCDKLHVDPENFRLLGNVIVIILATHFGREFTPDVQAAWQKLVSGVATALAHKYH from the exons ATGGTGCATTTTACTGCGGAGGAGAAGGCTGCTATCACTGGCCTGTGGGGCAAAGTCAGTGTGGAAGAGGCTGGAGGCGAGGCTCTGGGCAG GCTCCTGGTCGTCTACCCCTGGACCCAGAGGTTCTTTGACAGCTTTGGCAACCTGTCCTCTGCCTCTGCCATAATGGGAAACCCCAAGGTCAAGGCCCACGGCAAGAAAGTGCTGACCTCCTTCGGAGAAGCTATTAAGAATTTGGACAACCTCAAAGGTGCCTTCGCTAAGCTGAGTGAGCTGCACTGTGACAAGTTGCACGTAGATCCTGAGAACTTCAGG CTCCTGGGCAATGTGATTGTGATTATTCTGGCAACTCACTTTGGCAGAGAATTCACCCCTGACGTGCAGGCTGCCTGGCAGAAGCTGGTATCTGGTGTTGCCACTGCTCTGGCCCACAAATACCACTGA